Proteins from a genomic interval of Lolium perenne isolate Kyuss_39 chromosome 1, Kyuss_2.0, whole genome shotgun sequence:
- the LOC127348459 gene encoding uncharacterized protein isoform X1, producing the protein MRPLKMSKVEEVGSHDPTEPHISLADAQNLWNQWEIHCLILASFALQVFLFSFAGVRLRSSSRVLGVLLWLGYMSADSVAVFVLGHLSVHTGGPNHQLLIFWAPFVLLHLGGQDTITAFSMQDNVLWMRHLLGFASQLGVAVFVVSKSPWPDRWLLASTLLMFVSGCIKYGERIYCLATANPGQLMKEFLGGFEDRIRSIKELQTIARQGLGSYLSSRTFTEVSLNPAMDIMSTDILPNYDWSVSRDIFSDLYSKQVDSSVPQYRSSAYIFAEDRLWICYQRLYTKATFRLCPAGALLHLIAFLSTSAAMALFFMAAKSGQLQHYGGADIAVSGVLLVGAVTLEAASFVMSMFSREDLWRHPFCWSGNHTVILCVFFITCGTCADLLRKRWRRPQWSRTLVQYNIITGCVKRASMVPRWIVERLSASAPGIERIPVTNDLKNLVIKNLLDNTMMSTDFTSSRGEVALGRKRRTAADEVQAPAAKSLSEKVLSESVKEVDFPTSVLIWHIATDIRFFTDAGGDASADKTISRQLSNYIMYLIFKCDVMLSSNSKFLLRKARDEITLTLKKAGPLGRDDSQHDADKLSWNKKTAGTAMAVRHLVNSPLFVQACSGMDISVPFNPSTADILGDPVLPRAFKVAEALASIPEADRWDIIVDVWLEMLYYIAPRCGAAFHRNHLNTGGEFITHVLVVMYSIGPLGYHPSLLKFGPH; encoded by the exons ATGAGGCCGCTGAAAATGAGCAAGGTCGAGGAAGTCGGCAGCCATGATCCCACAGAGCCACACATTAG CTTGGCGGACGCGCAAAACCTGTGGAACCAATGGGAGATCCACTGCCTGATCCTTGCAAGCTTCGCCCTGCAAGTGTTCCTCTTCTCCTTCGCAGGCGTCCGGCTGCGCAGCTCCTCCCGCGTCTTGGGCGTTCTCCTGTGGCTGGGCTACATGTCGGCCGACTCTGTTGCCGTGTTCGTCCTGGGCCATCTCTCCGTCCACACTGGCGGCCCTAACCACCAGCTCCTTATTTTCTGGGCGCCCTTCGTGCTCCTCCACCTGGGCGGGCAGGACACCATCACGGCTTTCTCCATGCAAGACAACGTTCTTTGGATGCGCCACCTGCTGGGCTTCGCCTCGCAGCTGGGGGTGGCCGTCTTCGTCGTCTCCAAGTCGCCCTGGCCGGACCGCTGGCTCCTCGCCTCCACACTGCtcatgttcgtgtcggggtgcatCAAGTATGGCGAGCGCATCTACTGTCTCGCCACCGCCAACCCAGGGCAGCTCATGAAAGAGTTCCTGGGCGGCTTTGAAGACCGCATACGCTCCATCAAGGAGTTGCAAACAATCGCCAGACAAGGCCTGGGGTCTTATCTCAGTAGCCGTACTTTCACCGAGGTGTCGCTGAATCCTGCCATGGACATCATGTCCACGGACATCCTACCCAACTACGACTGGTCCGTCTCTCGCGACATCTTCTCTGACCTCTACTCGAAACAGGTTGATTCTTCCGTGCCACAGTACCGCAGCAGCGCCTACATCTTCGCCGAGGACAGGCTCTGGATATGCTACCAACGCCTCTACACAAAGGCCACCTTCCGTCTCTGTCCTGCTGGCGCATTGCTCCATCTCATCGCATTTCTCTCCACCTCGGCGGCCATGGCACTTTTCTTCATGGCTGCCAAAAGTGGCCAGCTCCAGCACTATGGTGGAGCTGACATTGCTGTGTCCGGCGTCTTGCTCGTAGGAGCCGTCACCTTGGAGGCAGCCTCATTCGTCATGTCCATGTTCTCTCGTGAAGACCTCTGGAGGCACCCGTTCTGCTGGTCTGGCAACCACACCGTCATCCTCTGTGTGTTCTTCATCACTTGCGGGACTTGTGCTGATTTACTGAGgaagaggtggaggagaccccagtGGTCCAGAACACTAGTGCAGTACAACATCATCACAGGTTGCGTCAAGAGAGCCTCGATGGTGCCGAGATGGATCGTCGAACGCCTGAGCGCGAGCGCCCCTGGCATCGAGCGCATCCCCGTTACCAACGACCTCAAGAACCTGGTCATCAAGAATCTGCTAGACAATACGATGATGTCGACAGACTTCACCAGCTCGCGGGGAGAGGTGGCGCTGGGGAGGAAGCGGAGGACTGCTGCCGATGAGGTACAAGCTCCAGCTGCTAAGAGTCTGTCAGAGAAGGTCCTAAGCGAGAGTGTGAAGGAGGTGGATTTCCCGACCAGCGTTCTCATTTGGCATATTGCCACGGACATACGCTTCTTCACCGATGCTGGTGGTGATGCTTCCGCTGATAAGACAATTAGCAGGCAGCTCTCAAATTACATCATGTACCTCATCTTCAAGTGCGACGTGATGCTTAGCAGCAATTCCAAGTTCCTGCTTCGTAAAGCTCGTGATGAGATCACCCTCACTCTCAAAAAGGCTGGGCCCCTGGGACGAGATGACAGCCAGCACGACGCCGATAAATTATCGTGGAACAAGAAGACGGCGGGCACAGCCATGGCCGTGCGACACCTGGTGAACTCACCGCTGTTTGTGCAGGCATGCTCCGGAATGGACATATCGGTGCCGTTCAACCCTAGCACTGCCGATATCCTCGGTGACCCCGTGTTGCCTCGTGCGTTCAAGGTGGCCGAGGCACTGGCCAGCATCCCAGAAGCCGATCGCTGGGACATCATCGTCGACGtctggctggagatgctctactaCATTGCGCCTCGCTGCGGGGCCGCATTCCATCGCAACCATCTCAACACTGGTGGGGAGTTCATCACGCATGTCCTCGTAGTAATGTACAGCATAGGCCCCCTCGGCTATCACCCAAGTCTGCTCAAGTTTGGACCTCACTAG
- the LOC127348459 gene encoding uncharacterized protein isoform X2 — MRPLKMSKVEEVGSHDPTEPHISLADAQNLWNQWEIHCLILASFALQVFLFSFAGVRLRSSSRVLGVLLWLGYMSADSVAVFVLGHLSVHTGGPNHQLLIFWAPFVLLHLGGQDTITAFSMQDNVLWMRHLLGFASQLGVAVFVVSKSPWPDRWLLASTLLMFVSGCIKYGERIYCLATANPGQLMKEFLGGFEDRIRSIKELQTIARQGLGSYLSSRTFTEVDSSVPQYRSSAYIFAEDRLWICYQRLYTKATFRLCPAGALLHLIAFLSTSAAMALFFMAAKSGQLQHYGGADIAVSGVLLVGAVTLEAASFVMSMFSREDLWRHPFCWSGNHTVILCVFFITCGTCADLLRKRWRRPQWSRTLVQYNIITGCVKRASMVPRWIVERLSASAPGIERIPVTNDLKNLVIKNLLDNTMMSTDFTSSRGEVALGRKRRTAADEVQAPAAKSLSEKVLSESVKEVDFPTSVLIWHIATDIRFFTDAGGDASADKTISRQLSNYIMYLIFKCDVMLSSNSKFLLRKARDEITLTLKKAGPLGRDDSQHDADKLSWNKKTAGTAMAVRHLVNSPLFVQACSGMDISVPFNPSTADILGDPVLPRAFKVAEALASIPEADRWDIIVDVWLEMLYYIAPRCGAAFHRNHLNTGGEFITHVLVVMYSIGPLGYHPSLLKFGPH, encoded by the exons ATGAGGCCGCTGAAAATGAGCAAGGTCGAGGAAGTCGGCAGCCATGATCCCACAGAGCCACACATTAG CTTGGCGGACGCGCAAAACCTGTGGAACCAATGGGAGATCCACTGCCTGATCCTTGCAAGCTTCGCCCTGCAAGTGTTCCTCTTCTCCTTCGCAGGCGTCCGGCTGCGCAGCTCCTCCCGCGTCTTGGGCGTTCTCCTGTGGCTGGGCTACATGTCGGCCGACTCTGTTGCCGTGTTCGTCCTGGGCCATCTCTCCGTCCACACTGGCGGCCCTAACCACCAGCTCCTTATTTTCTGGGCGCCCTTCGTGCTCCTCCACCTGGGCGGGCAGGACACCATCACGGCTTTCTCCATGCAAGACAACGTTCTTTGGATGCGCCACCTGCTGGGCTTCGCCTCGCAGCTGGGGGTGGCCGTCTTCGTCGTCTCCAAGTCGCCCTGGCCGGACCGCTGGCTCCTCGCCTCCACACTGCtcatgttcgtgtcggggtgcatCAAGTATGGCGAGCGCATCTACTGTCTCGCCACCGCCAACCCAGGGCAGCTCATGAAAGAGTTCCTGGGCGGCTTTGAAGACCGCATACGCTCCATCAAGGAGTTGCAAACAATCGCCAGACAAGGCCTGGGGTCTTATCTCAGTAGCCGTACTTTCACCGAG GTTGATTCTTCCGTGCCACAGTACCGCAGCAGCGCCTACATCTTCGCCGAGGACAGGCTCTGGATATGCTACCAACGCCTCTACACAAAGGCCACCTTCCGTCTCTGTCCTGCTGGCGCATTGCTCCATCTCATCGCATTTCTCTCCACCTCGGCGGCCATGGCACTTTTCTTCATGGCTGCCAAAAGTGGCCAGCTCCAGCACTATGGTGGAGCTGACATTGCTGTGTCCGGCGTCTTGCTCGTAGGAGCCGTCACCTTGGAGGCAGCCTCATTCGTCATGTCCATGTTCTCTCGTGAAGACCTCTGGAGGCACCCGTTCTGCTGGTCTGGCAACCACACCGTCATCCTCTGTGTGTTCTTCATCACTTGCGGGACTTGTGCTGATTTACTGAGgaagaggtggaggagaccccagtGGTCCAGAACACTAGTGCAGTACAACATCATCACAGGTTGCGTCAAGAGAGCCTCGATGGTGCCGAGATGGATCGTCGAACGCCTGAGCGCGAGCGCCCCTGGCATCGAGCGCATCCCCGTTACCAACGACCTCAAGAACCTGGTCATCAAGAATCTGCTAGACAATACGATGATGTCGACAGACTTCACCAGCTCGCGGGGAGAGGTGGCGCTGGGGAGGAAGCGGAGGACTGCTGCCGATGAGGTACAAGCTCCAGCTGCTAAGAGTCTGTCAGAGAAGGTCCTAAGCGAGAGTGTGAAGGAGGTGGATTTCCCGACCAGCGTTCTCATTTGGCATATTGCCACGGACATACGCTTCTTCACCGATGCTGGTGGTGATGCTTCCGCTGATAAGACAATTAGCAGGCAGCTCTCAAATTACATCATGTACCTCATCTTCAAGTGCGACGTGATGCTTAGCAGCAATTCCAAGTTCCTGCTTCGTAAAGCTCGTGATGAGATCACCCTCACTCTCAAAAAGGCTGGGCCCCTGGGACGAGATGACAGCCAGCACGACGCCGATAAATTATCGTGGAACAAGAAGACGGCGGGCACAGCCATGGCCGTGCGACACCTGGTGAACTCACCGCTGTTTGTGCAGGCATGCTCCGGAATGGACATATCGGTGCCGTTCAACCCTAGCACTGCCGATATCCTCGGTGACCCCGTGTTGCCTCGTGCGTTCAAGGTGGCCGAGGCACTGGCCAGCATCCCAGAAGCCGATCGCTGGGACATCATCGTCGACGtctggctggagatgctctactaCATTGCGCCTCGCTGCGGGGCCGCATTCCATCGCAACCATCTCAACACTGGTGGGGAGTTCATCACGCATGTCCTCGTAGTAATGTACAGCATAGGCCCCCTCGGCTATCACCCAAGTCTGCTCAAGTTTGGACCTCACTAG